Proteins from a genomic interval of Streptomyces sp. NBC_00820:
- a CDS encoding type II secretion system F family protein has translation MIWTSGGRHSGVRRARLLLAGAGVVAAGPPSWEWVLGELRGLRGRWGAEWWLPVAGLLIGLLGASVIPVVAGAAGVPVLRRIRLARQARDARERRVDAVIALCGALAGEVRAGRQPGEALLRAARDSDGLGEVRAAVVAAARFGGDVPGALAAAARRPGAEGLLGLAACWRVAVDQGAGLAAGLDRLDGALRAERDQRADLRAQLSGARATALMLAALPVLGLLLGAAMGADPLRVLLHTGAGLGCLAAGAVFEGAGVWWAARIVRGAEAA, from the coding sequence GTGATCTGGACGAGTGGCGGTCGGCACAGCGGAGTGCGCCGGGCGAGGCTGCTGCTCGCGGGCGCAGGCGTGGTGGCGGCCGGCCCGCCGTCCTGGGAGTGGGTTCTCGGTGAACTGCGCGGGCTGCGCGGGCGGTGGGGAGCCGAATGGTGGCTTCCTGTGGCCGGGCTGCTGATCGGGTTGCTGGGCGCCTCGGTGATTCCGGTCGTCGCGGGAGCGGCCGGGGTGCCGGTGCTGCGCCGGATCAGACTGGCCCGGCAGGCCAGGGACGCCAGGGAACGCAGGGTGGACGCGGTGATCGCCCTGTGCGGGGCGCTCGCCGGGGAGGTGCGCGCGGGACGGCAGCCCGGTGAGGCACTGCTGCGGGCCGCACGCGACTCCGACGGGCTGGGCGAGGTGCGGGCGGCCGTGGTCGCCGCGGCCCGGTTCGGCGGTGACGTGCCCGGAGCGCTCGCCGCCGCCGCTCGCCGGCCAGGGGCCGAGGGGCTGCTGGGGCTCGCCGCGTGCTGGCGGGTGGCCGTGGACCAGGGGGCCGGACTGGCCGCCGGCCTCGACCGGCTGGACGGCGCCCTGCGCGCGGAGCGGGACCAGCGCGCCGACCTGCGCGCCCAGTTGTCCGGAGCCCGGGCCACGGCACTGATGCTCGCCGCGCTACCGGTCCTCGGGCTGCTCCTCGGCGCGGCCATGGGCGCCGACCCGCTGCGGGTGCTGCTGCACACCGGTGCCGGACTGGGCTGCCTGGCGGCCGGAGCGGTGTTCGAGGGCGCCGGGGTGTGGTGGGCGGCACGGATCGTGCGCGGGGCGGAGGCGGCATGA
- a CDS encoding type II secretion system F family protein, translated as MNGEVGHRLGMALVALSAVGWTAWRLAAARRRRHTRRRAAELSALREIKSRPSFEVAGAARRWLPPAGVVCGAWVLIGGVAGVLVGLGAAAGLWRWRRRQAAASPAEEIDTAVASRQLPLAAELLAACIAAGAGPVVAAQAVGEALGGPVGDALAWGAAEVRLGGEPADAWRRLTLLPGASALARLLERADRSGLPAAGPVARLASDARAERARAATVRARRAAVMVSAPVGLCFLPAFIALGVLPVVIGLAGGVVGGGGG; from the coding sequence ATGAACGGCGAGGTCGGCCACAGGCTGGGGATGGCCCTGGTCGCACTGTCGGCCGTGGGCTGGACGGCCTGGCGGCTGGCGGCGGCCCGGCGGCGGCGCCATACACGGCGCCGGGCGGCCGAGTTGTCGGCCCTGCGGGAGATCAAGTCCCGGCCGTCCTTCGAGGTCGCGGGCGCGGCCCGGCGATGGCTGCCGCCGGCCGGGGTGGTGTGCGGGGCGTGGGTGCTGATCGGCGGAGTCGCCGGTGTGCTGGTGGGGCTCGGTGCCGCCGCGGGGCTGTGGCGGTGGCGGCGCCGCCAGGCGGCGGCGAGCCCGGCCGAGGAGATCGACACCGCGGTCGCCTCCCGTCAACTCCCGCTCGCCGCCGAGCTGCTGGCCGCCTGCATCGCGGCCGGAGCCGGACCGGTCGTCGCCGCACAGGCCGTGGGGGAGGCGCTCGGCGGGCCCGTCGGGGACGCGCTGGCATGGGGCGCGGCAGAGGTACGGCTCGGCGGCGAACCGGCCGACGCCTGGCGGCGGTTGACCTTGCTGCCCGGCGCGTCCGCTCTGGCACGGCTGCTGGAACGGGCGGACCGGTCCGGGCTTCCCGCCGCCGGACCGGTCGCCCGGCTCGCCTCGGACGCGCGCGCGGAGCGCGCCCGGGCCGCCACGGTCCGGGCGCGCCGGGCGGCCGTGATGGTCTCCGCGCCGGTGGGCCTGTGCTTCCTGCCCGCGTTCATCGCGCTCGGCGTGCTGCCCGTGGTGATCGGGCTCGCGGGAGGCGTGGTCGGAGGGGGTGGGGGCTGA
- a CDS encoding DUF4244 domain-containing protein, translated as MREATVKAWVALRERCRRDAGMVTSEYAMGIIAAVGFALLLYEVVTSGQVKAELQSIVKRALSARM; from the coding sequence ATGCGTGAGGCGACGGTCAAGGCATGGGTGGCCCTACGGGAGCGATGCCGCAGGGACGCGGGGATGGTGACCTCCGAGTACGCGATGGGGATCATCGCGGCGGTCGGGTTCGCGTTGCTGCTCTACGAGGTCGTCACCAGCGGCCAGGTCAAGGCGGAGCTGCAGTCCATCGTGAAGCGGGCCCTCAGTGCGCGGATGTGA
- a CDS encoding TadE family type IV pilus minor pilin — MTAEAAVVLSVLVAFTMALVWGLLAMAARIQCVDAARVGARAAARQDPAEAVVQVTREAAPRGARVTVGRDGDQVRVTVVAEPPGLTGLPFEVREEAVAAAEEAVGAGEEDMRSRGTGP, encoded by the coding sequence GTGACCGCGGAGGCGGCCGTGGTGCTGTCCGTGCTAGTGGCGTTCACGATGGCGCTGGTCTGGGGGCTGCTCGCGATGGCGGCGCGGATCCAGTGCGTGGACGCCGCCCGCGTGGGCGCCCGGGCCGCCGCCCGGCAGGACCCGGCGGAGGCGGTCGTACAGGTGACCCGGGAGGCGGCGCCGCGTGGGGCACGGGTGACCGTCGGCCGTGACGGGGACCAGGTCCGGGTGACGGTGGTGGCCGAGCCACCGGGACTGACGGGGCTGCCGTTCGAGGTGAGGGAGGAGGCGGTTGCCGCGGCGGAGGAGGCCGTGGGGGCAGGAGAGGAGGACATGAGGTCGAGGGGGACGGGGCCATGA